A window of the Vespa crabro chromosome 8, iyVesCrab1.2, whole genome shotgun sequence genome harbors these coding sequences:
- the LOC124426264 gene encoding cytochrome c oxidase assembly factor 5: MDYSENSEVLKDQSRCAHLRAQLKMCLLKTDCCNKDKRTPRDCLQSRDPSVPDECYSLWRTLFDCKHSMLDARRRFRGIKGY; encoded by the exons atGGATTATTCGGAGAACAGTGAGGTTTTAAAAGATCAAAGTAGATGTGCTCATCTTCGTGCACAATTAAAGATGTGTCTACTTAAAACGGACTGTTgcaataaa gaTAAACGTACACCAAGAGATTGTCTTCAAAGTAGAGATCCAAGTGTGCCCGATGAATGTTATTCCTTGTGGCGCACATTATTTGATTGCAAGCATTCTATG ttggATGCAAGAAGAAGATTTCGTGGAATAAAGGGTTATTAA
- the LOC124426261 gene encoding uncharacterized protein LOC124426261 isoform X3 yields MATIGIPLALHVINCQSSSLINSKVRGKLFGGLTYTSNSNSNSSGSSSDSSSNSSSSSSSNSSGGDGSSFLDVRFIIQNEIQRVYVTPSFEEKQNFGVERGAGGGLTGTGGGVGGGLGESKLGGTYGGSGRGGGGGGGGVYGGGTCLGLGNRYGITRVPGQSVIPGRGPIRRSREFGYFPSMGDHEHQSFGYRTHLFLSPPTGGPLGAPLDPDAGERLGPSPRRNSGPHVIKWGGGGANSGTAQGPASANQIKRKQNQQSKEPSEPPTPTASRQSAPIADKKRSGSPLSILEVEDPKQCVLVHFMTPLEPLDPLVESPVSRPLVLQRDTAAELVAEIAPSASQSILLTNMEKNADFPFITYYLINKQNTDPLDFYNEVQCAALRKFDPRDLRYAASHTLDLFNEVATIARPPLEPPGGRPPIPSTGYIVSIFKVFEGDDGLKFEQNWLYWSGARMMYRYLPKSVGLRRITLHKSMSQGDKMYLLICECSQLQDNLSAAAILLPALRARLCGYIGLYRPSVCF; encoded by the exons ATGGCAACGATAGGAATACCTTTAGCTCTCCACGTTATCAATTGTCAGAGTTCCTCGTTGATTAATTCAAAAGTTAGAGGAAAACTATTCGGAGGTTTGACGTATACtagcaatagtaatagtaatagtagtggtagtagtagtgatagtagtagtaatagtagcagtagtagtagtagtaatagtagtggtggtgatggtagtaGTTTCCTGGACGTTCGATTTATAATCCAGAATGAGATTCAACGAGTGTACGTGACACCTTCGTTCGAAGAAAAACAG AACTTCGGCGTGGAGAGGGGTGCCGGTGGTGGTTTAACGGGAACCGGAGGTGGCGTGGGAGGAGGATTAGGAGAGAGCAAACTCGGTGGGACGTACGGAGGAAGTGGTAgaggcggaggaggaggaggtggaggagttTATGGTGGTGGAACGTGCTTGGGTCTTGGAAACCGTTACGGTATAACAAGAGTTCCTGGTCAATCAGTGATACCAGGTCGTGGACCGATTAGACGTAGCAGGGAATTTGGCTACTTTCCGTCGATGGGCGATCACGAGCATCAGAGTTTCGGGTATCGAACTCATCTCTTCCTATCGCCGCCCACAGGTGGACCGCTCGGTGCACCACTCGATCCCGATGCCGGCGAACGACTGGGGCCGTCGCCCCGCCGTAACTCTGGGCCGCATGTTATCAAGTGGGGAGGTGGTGGGGCTAACTCCGGTACAGCGCAAGGCCCAGCCTCGGCCAATCAGATCAAAAGGAAGCAGAATCAGCAATCGAAGGAGCCGTCCGAGCCGCCAACGCCAACTGCCTCTAGACAG AGCGCACCAATAGCGGACAAGAAAAGATCGGGCAGCCCGCTGTCGATTCTCGAGGTCGAGGATCCAAAGCAATGTGTTCTTGTCCATTTCATGACACCGTTGGAACCCTTGGATCCATTGGTAGAGTCTCCTGTTTCACGGCCTCTCGTATTGCAACGCGATACCGCCGCGGAACTCGTCGCTGAAATAGCACCTTCCGCCTCCCAAAGTATTTTACTCACAAACATGGAAAAGAACG CGGATTTCCCGTTCATAACGTACTATCTAATAAATAAGCAGAACACGGATCCCCTCGATTTTTACAACGAAGTTCAATGTGCGGCCTTGAGGAAGTTCGATCCGCGTGACCTCAGATACGCGGCCAGCCATACTTTGGATCTGTTCAACGAAGTAGCGACGATAGCAAGACCACCGTTGGAACCACCCGGTGGGAGACCACCTATTCCGTCCACCGGCTACATAGTCTCGATCTTCAAAGTGTTCGAGGGTGACGACGGTCTCAAGTTTGAGCAAAATTGGCTTTATTGGAGTG GTGCCCGAATGATGTACCGATATCTACCAAAATCGGTCGGCCTAAGGCGTATAACCCTTCACAAGTCGATGTCGCAGGGTGACAAGATGTATCTACTAATCTGCGAATGTTCGCAACTGCAAGACAATCTATCCGCAGCGGCGATATTGCTGCCGGCATTGCGCGCCCGATTATGCGGATACATCGGCCTTTACAGGCCCTCCGTATGCTTCTGA
- the LOC124426262 gene encoding lysM and putative peptidoglycan-binding domain-containing protein 3 produces the protein MVYQRGNQKEGSPHYVFLYSDDENSGDEENFPLQLRTDSTSSPRKVEVINVLIKPEDTLQALALRYRCTISELKRINKIHKENEIYARRSIKVPIQPFSILTENLDKTSDISEEKLDTTVQSESGTIARVQPSINLVNVSVPIDLPQTEINNIILNSVCEPLASYKSNNLPETSYTEYDQLLNSTESEVIESHFMDTFKCSGDDCGLSWTQLLGVSLLLGFAGPIIYILYIAEYSTKTNH, from the exons ATGGTATATCAGCGTGGAAATCAGAAGGAAGGCTCTCCGCAttatgtatttctttattcGGATGATGAAAATAGCGGAGACGAGGAAAATTTTCCTTTACAGCTGCGCACCGATTCTACATCTTCCCCGCGAAAAGTGGAAGTGATAAATGTTTTAATCAAACCGGAGGATACATTGCAAGCATTAGCGCTTCGATATAGGTGCACG ATATCAGAATTGAAAAGAATCAATAAGATTCACAAAGAGAATGAGATATATGCTCGAAGATCTATAAAAGTGCCAATTCaaccattttctattttaacagAAAATTTAGATAAAACTTCTGACATAAgcgaagaaaaattagatacTACTGTACAATCTGAATCAGGAACTATCGCAAGAGTACAACCATCAATAAATTTAGTAAATGTTTCTGTACCTATTGATCTTCCTCAaacagaaattaataatattatacttaattcGGTATGTGAACCTTTAGCATcgtataaatcaaataatttacCGGAAACATCTTATACAGAATACGATCAATTACTTAATTCAACAGAAAGTGAGGTAATAGAATCACATTTCATGGACACATTTAAATGTTCTGGTGATGATTGCGGTTTATCATGGACACAACTTTTAGGAGTTTCTCTGCTCCTAGGTTTTGCTGGtcctattatatacatattgtatatagcCGAATATTCTACTAAAACAAATCATTAA
- the LOC124426263 gene encoding 40S ribosomal protein S11, with protein MADQSERAFQKQPTIFLNRKKGLGPKRRKPMRYSRNVGLGFKTPREAIEGTYIDKKCPFTGNVSIRGRILTGVVQKMKMQRTIVIRRDYLHYIRKYNRFEKRHRNMSVHLSPCFRDVEIGDVVTIGECRPLSKTVRFNVLKVSKGTGSKKSFKKF; from the exons ATGGCTGATCAG AGTGAACGTGCGTTTCAAAAACAACCTACGATCTTTCTTAATCGTAAGAAAGGTCTGGGACCGAAGAGGAGGAAGCCTATGAGATATAGTCGCAATGTTGGTCTTGGTTTTAAAACTCCACGTGAG gCCATCGAAGGTACATATATTGATAAGAAATGTCCATTCACTGGCAATGTATCAATCAGAGGACGCATTCTCACCGGTGTTGTGCAAAAGATGAAAATGCAAAGGACTATCGTAATTCGTAGggattatcttcattatatcagaaaatataatagatttgAGAAACGTCACCGTAATATGAGCGTACATCTTAGTCCATGCTTCag AGATGTAGAAATTGGTGATGTAGTTACCATTGGAGAATGCAGACCATTGAGTAAAACGGTAAGATTTAACGTTTTGAAAGTTTCTAAAGGAACTGGTTCCAAGAAAAGCTTCAAAAAGTTTTAA
- the LOC124426261 gene encoding uncharacterized protein LOC124426261 isoform X1: protein MATIGIPLALHVINCQSSSLINSKVRGKLFGGLTYTSNSNSNSSGSSSDSSSNSSSSSSSNSSGGDGSSFLDVRFIIQNEIQRVYVTPSFEEKQNFGVERGAGGGLTGTGGGVGGGLGESKLGGTYGGSGRGGGGGGGGVYGGGTCLGLGNRYGITRVPGQSVIPGRGPIRRSREFGYFPSMGDHEHQSFGYRTHLFLSPPTGGPLGAPLDPDAGERLGPSPRRNSGPHVIKWGGGGANSGTAQGPASANQIKRKQNQQSKEPSEPPTPTASRQVSFSGNRSSGTYTPLVVSGNSPPRGEPISLATLDRDCFIIPLASLERFLPAGVPSAPIADKKRSGSPLSILEVEDPKQCVLVHFMTPLEPLDPLVESPVSRPLVLQRDTAAELVAEIAPSASQSILLTNMEKNADFPFITYYLINKQNTDPLDFYNEVQCAALRKFDPRDLRYAASHTLDLFNEVATIARPPLEPPGGRPPIPSTGYIVSIFKVFEGDDGLKFEQNWLYWSGARMMYRYLPKSVGLRRITLHKSMSQGDKMYLLICECSQLQDNLSAAAILLPALRARLCGYIGLYRPSVCF from the exons ATGGCAACGATAGGAATACCTTTAGCTCTCCACGTTATCAATTGTCAGAGTTCCTCGTTGATTAATTCAAAAGTTAGAGGAAAACTATTCGGAGGTTTGACGTATACtagcaatagtaatagtaatagtagtggtagtagtagtgatagtagtagtaatagtagcagtagtagtagtagtaatagtagtggtggtgatggtagtaGTTTCCTGGACGTTCGATTTATAATCCAGAATGAGATTCAACGAGTGTACGTGACACCTTCGTTCGAAGAAAAACAG AACTTCGGCGTGGAGAGGGGTGCCGGTGGTGGTTTAACGGGAACCGGAGGTGGCGTGGGAGGAGGATTAGGAGAGAGCAAACTCGGTGGGACGTACGGAGGAAGTGGTAgaggcggaggaggaggaggtggaggagttTATGGTGGTGGAACGTGCTTGGGTCTTGGAAACCGTTACGGTATAACAAGAGTTCCTGGTCAATCAGTGATACCAGGTCGTGGACCGATTAGACGTAGCAGGGAATTTGGCTACTTTCCGTCGATGGGCGATCACGAGCATCAGAGTTTCGGGTATCGAACTCATCTCTTCCTATCGCCGCCCACAGGTGGACCGCTCGGTGCACCACTCGATCCCGATGCCGGCGAACGACTGGGGCCGTCGCCCCGCCGTAACTCTGGGCCGCATGTTATCAAGTGGGGAGGTGGTGGGGCTAACTCCGGTACAGCGCAAGGCCCAGCCTCGGCCAATCAGATCAAAAGGAAGCAGAATCAGCAATCGAAGGAGCCGTCCGAGCCGCCAACGCCAACTGCCTCTAGACAG GTGTCCTTTAGCGGCAATAGATCTTCCGGTACCTATACACCCCTCGTTGTATCCGGTAATAGTCCACCACGTGGTGAACCGATCTCCCTGGCAACATTGGATCGAGACTGCTTCATTATACCACTTGCGTCATTGGAAAGATTTTTACCAGCTGGCGTACCG AGCGCACCAATAGCGGACAAGAAAAGATCGGGCAGCCCGCTGTCGATTCTCGAGGTCGAGGATCCAAAGCAATGTGTTCTTGTCCATTTCATGACACCGTTGGAACCCTTGGATCCATTGGTAGAGTCTCCTGTTTCACGGCCTCTCGTATTGCAACGCGATACCGCCGCGGAACTCGTCGCTGAAATAGCACCTTCCGCCTCCCAAAGTATTTTACTCACAAACATGGAAAAGAACG CGGATTTCCCGTTCATAACGTACTATCTAATAAATAAGCAGAACACGGATCCCCTCGATTTTTACAACGAAGTTCAATGTGCGGCCTTGAGGAAGTTCGATCCGCGTGACCTCAGATACGCGGCCAGCCATACTTTGGATCTGTTCAACGAAGTAGCGACGATAGCAAGACCACCGTTGGAACCACCCGGTGGGAGACCACCTATTCCGTCCACCGGCTACATAGTCTCGATCTTCAAAGTGTTCGAGGGTGACGACGGTCTCAAGTTTGAGCAAAATTGGCTTTATTGGAGTG GTGCCCGAATGATGTACCGATATCTACCAAAATCGGTCGGCCTAAGGCGTATAACCCTTCACAAGTCGATGTCGCAGGGTGACAAGATGTATCTACTAATCTGCGAATGTTCGCAACTGCAAGACAATCTATCCGCAGCGGCGATATTGCTGCCGGCATTGCGCGCCCGATTATGCGGATACATCGGCCTTTACAGGCCCTCCGTATGCTTCTGA
- the LOC124426261 gene encoding uncharacterized protein LOC124426261 isoform X2 → MATIGIPLALHVINCQSSSLINSKVRGKLFGGLTYTSNSNSNSSGSSSDSSSNSSSSSSSNSSGGDGSSFLDVRFIIQNEIQRVYVTPSFEEKQNFGVERGAGGGLTGTGGGVGGGLGESKLGGTYGGSGRGGGGGGGGVYGGGTCLGLGNRYGGPLGAPLDPDAGERLGPSPRRNSGPHVIKWGGGGANSGTAQGPASANQIKRKQNQQSKEPSEPPTPTASRQVSFSGNRSSGTYTPLVVSGNSPPRGEPISLATLDRDCFIIPLASLERFLPAGVPSAPIADKKRSGSPLSILEVEDPKQCVLVHFMTPLEPLDPLVESPVSRPLVLQRDTAAELVAEIAPSASQSILLTNMEKNADFPFITYYLINKQNTDPLDFYNEVQCAALRKFDPRDLRYAASHTLDLFNEVATIARPPLEPPGGRPPIPSTGYIVSIFKVFEGDDGLKFEQNWLYWSGARMMYRYLPKSVGLRRITLHKSMSQGDKMYLLICECSQLQDNLSAAAILLPALRARLCGYIGLYRPSVCF, encoded by the exons ATGGCAACGATAGGAATACCTTTAGCTCTCCACGTTATCAATTGTCAGAGTTCCTCGTTGATTAATTCAAAAGTTAGAGGAAAACTATTCGGAGGTTTGACGTATACtagcaatagtaatagtaatagtagtggtagtagtagtgatagtagtagtaatagtagcagtagtagtagtagtaatagtagtggtggtgatggtagtaGTTTCCTGGACGTTCGATTTATAATCCAGAATGAGATTCAACGAGTGTACGTGACACCTTCGTTCGAAGAAAAACAG AACTTCGGCGTGGAGAGGGGTGCCGGTGGTGGTTTAACGGGAACCGGAGGTGGCGTGGGAGGAGGATTAGGAGAGAGCAAACTCGGTGGGACGTACGGAGGAAGTGGTAgaggcggaggaggaggaggtggaggagttTATGGTGGTGGAACGTGCTTGGGTCTTGGAAACCGTTACG GTGGACCGCTCGGTGCACCACTCGATCCCGATGCCGGCGAACGACTGGGGCCGTCGCCCCGCCGTAACTCTGGGCCGCATGTTATCAAGTGGGGAGGTGGTGGGGCTAACTCCGGTACAGCGCAAGGCCCAGCCTCGGCCAATCAGATCAAAAGGAAGCAGAATCAGCAATCGAAGGAGCCGTCCGAGCCGCCAACGCCAACTGCCTCTAGACAG GTGTCCTTTAGCGGCAATAGATCTTCCGGTACCTATACACCCCTCGTTGTATCCGGTAATAGTCCACCACGTGGTGAACCGATCTCCCTGGCAACATTGGATCGAGACTGCTTCATTATACCACTTGCGTCATTGGAAAGATTTTTACCAGCTGGCGTACCG AGCGCACCAATAGCGGACAAGAAAAGATCGGGCAGCCCGCTGTCGATTCTCGAGGTCGAGGATCCAAAGCAATGTGTTCTTGTCCATTTCATGACACCGTTGGAACCCTTGGATCCATTGGTAGAGTCTCCTGTTTCACGGCCTCTCGTATTGCAACGCGATACCGCCGCGGAACTCGTCGCTGAAATAGCACCTTCCGCCTCCCAAAGTATTTTACTCACAAACATGGAAAAGAACG CGGATTTCCCGTTCATAACGTACTATCTAATAAATAAGCAGAACACGGATCCCCTCGATTTTTACAACGAAGTTCAATGTGCGGCCTTGAGGAAGTTCGATCCGCGTGACCTCAGATACGCGGCCAGCCATACTTTGGATCTGTTCAACGAAGTAGCGACGATAGCAAGACCACCGTTGGAACCACCCGGTGGGAGACCACCTATTCCGTCCACCGGCTACATAGTCTCGATCTTCAAAGTGTTCGAGGGTGACGACGGTCTCAAGTTTGAGCAAAATTGGCTTTATTGGAGTG GTGCCCGAATGATGTACCGATATCTACCAAAATCGGTCGGCCTAAGGCGTATAACCCTTCACAAGTCGATGTCGCAGGGTGACAAGATGTATCTACTAATCTGCGAATGTTCGCAACTGCAAGACAATCTATCCGCAGCGGCGATATTGCTGCCGGCATTGCGCGCCCGATTATGCGGATACATCGGCCTTTACAGGCCCTCCGTATGCTTCTGA